A stretch of Numenius arquata chromosome 11, bNumArq3.hap1.1, whole genome shotgun sequence DNA encodes these proteins:
- the LEAP2 gene encoding liver-expressed antimicrobial peptide 2: MRSWKAMAALLLCSLLLSQTLCASLPPRQPRLSRQRRMTPFWRGVSLRPVGASCRDNSECITMLCRKNRCFLRTASE; the protein is encoded by the exons ATGCGCTCCTGGAAAGCCATGGCAGCCCTATTGCTCTGCTCACTGCTGCTCAGCCAG ACGCTCTGCGCTTCCctgcccccccggcagccccggctcagcaggcagaggaggatgaCGCCCTTCTGGAGAGGGGTCTCCCTGCGACCCGTCGGAGCCTCCTGCAGGGACAACAGCGAGTGCATCACCATGCTCTGCAG GAAGAACCGCTGCTTCCTCAGAACCGCCTCGGAGTGA